GTGGCGCCAGTCGGTACCTGTGTATCGGAAATTCCACGATGTGGCCGAGCAGAATCGCTGGATGGAGTTATCGGCAGACCTTGGTCTACAGGAGTATATAAATCCCGTTATTGAGGATATGCCGAATGCAGTTCATGGCAATTTCGGAATGGGTAAAGTGATTCATGCGGGCTGGTTCGATACTCAAAGCTTCATGGACGATGTTCGATCCCTACTTAGAGCCAAGAATGATTTTCACTCAGCTGCAATAAAGGCTCCCGACCTACATTTCGATTCAAGCTGGCTATGGAATGGTGCGAATTATGACTTCGTTGTTTGGGCCAACGGCACTGGGGTAATTGAGGTGCCCGGTTTTCCGACGGATGCTTTGAGACCGAGCAAAGGTGAGTTGCTAAGGCTCAAGCTTCACGAGATGTGGCCGACCGACGCCATAATAAAAGCGGGGGTGTTCATCCTGCCGTTAGGCAGAAAAGAATTAAGAATAGGCGCTACATATGACCATTGGGACCTCGAGCCGGGGATTTCGGAAAAGGGTCAAAACTTTTTGGAGCGTCAAGCGGCTGACCTAATCAAAGTCCCGTACGAGATCGTAGGGCGGGAGTGGGGTATACGTCCGACCACGAAAGACAGGCGCCCGATTCTTGGCCGCCATGCCGAGAGCGATCGGATTTACTTTTTCAATGGGCTGGGAAGTCGCGGAGTGTTAATGGCGCCGCTACTTGCCAAAGAACTAGCCGACCATATTATGGATGGTGTGGGCCTGCGGCCCGATGTGGATGTTGCGCGATTTTACTGACCCATCCGGTCGAAATCAGCCTTGTAGCTTACGAACAGGTTGATCCATATCAATCTCGACGCTCGCCACAATACTGGAATGAGCACCACCAGCACTATACCATTATATATAAGGTATTCCGTGATGCTCAGCTCGAACAGCACCTCTGTCGCAATGAACATGGCCATGCTCACCGCAACGGCCAATCCATAGGCCGCGTACATGGAGCCGTACCAAAAAGCGGGTTCCATTTCATACTTGAGGTCACAGTGGCTACACCTTTCGTACATTAGCGTCATCTTGCTTACGGCGTAAGGATTTTTCGACTGAA
This portion of the Flavobacteriales bacterium genome encodes:
- a CDS encoding FAD-binding oxidoreductase, whose protein sequence is MRALIIGQGLAGSCMALELLGRGVDATIADPNRVNNSTSLAAGLINPLVLKRMKKVWRADEFIEYANLLYGKWEKELQCKWRQSVPVYRKFHDVAEQNRWMELSADLGLQEYINPVIEDMPNAVHGNFGMGKVIHAGWFDTQSFMDDVRSLLRAKNDFHSAAIKAPDLHFDSSWLWNGANYDFVVWANGTGVIEVPGFPTDALRPSKGELLRLKLHEMWPTDAIIKAGVFILPLGRKELRIGATYDHWDLEPGISEKGQNFLERQAADLIKVPYEIVGREWGIRPTTKDRRPILGRHAESDRIYFFNGLGSRGVLMAPLLAKELADHIMDGVGLRPDVDVARFY
- a CDS encoding DUF983 domain-containing protein, which codes for MYERCSHCDLKYEMEPAFWYGSMYAAYGLAVAVSMAMFIATEVLFELSITEYLIYNGIVLVVLIPVLWRASRLIWINLFVSYKADFDRMGQ